One genomic region from Epinephelus fuscoguttatus linkage group LG6, E.fuscoguttatus.final_Chr_v1 encodes:
- the isl1a gene encoding insulin gene enhancer protein isl-1 isoform X2, protein MGDMGDPPKKKRLVSLCVGCGNQIHDQYILRVSPDLEWHAACLKCAECSQYLDESCTCFVRDGKTYCKRDYIRLYGIKCAKCNIGFSKNDFVMRARSKVYHIECFRCVACSRQLIPGDEFALREDGLFCRADHDVVERASLGPGDPLSPLHPARPLQMAEPISARQPALRPHVHKQPEKTTRVRTVLNEKQLHTLRTCYNANPRPDALMKEQLVEMTGLSPRVIRVWFQNKRCKDKKRSLLMKQLQQQQPNDKTNIQGMTGTPMVAASPERHDGGIQANPVEVQSYQPPWKVLSDFALQSDIDQPAFQQLVSFSEGGPGSNSTGSEVASMSSQLPDTPNSMVSSPIEA, encoded by the exons ATGGGAGACATGGGGGATCCGCCGAAAA AGAAGCGGCTGGTATCTCTGTGCGTGGGCTGCGGGAACCAAATCCATGACCAGTACATCCTGCGGGTCTCCCCGGACCTGGAGTGGCACGCCGCCTGTCTCAAATGTGCCGAATGCAGCCAGTACCTGGACGAATCCTGCACGTGCTTCGTCCGGGACGGAAAGACTTACTGTAAACGGGACTACATCAG GTTGTACGGGATTAAATGCGCTAAATGCAACATCGGCTTCAGCAAGAACGATTTTGTGATGAGGGCCCGCTCCAAAGTCTACCACATCGAGTGTTTCCGCTGCGTGGCGTGCAGCCGGCAGCTCATCCCGGGGGACGAGTTCGCTCTGCGGGAGGACGGGCTCTTCTGCCGGGCCGATCACGACGTGGTGGAACGGGCCAGCCTGGGCCCTGGAGACCCGCTCAGCCCGCTGCACCCCGCCAGACCGCTGCAGATGGCAG AACCAATCTCGGCCCGGCAGCCCGCGCTGCGGCCTCACGTCCACAAACAGCCGGAGAAGACCACCCGGGTCCGGACGGTGCTAAACGAGAAGCAGTTGCACACACTGCGGACTTGCTACAACGCCAACCCGAGGCCCGACGCCCTTATGAAGGAGCAGCTGGTGGAGATGACCGGCCTCAGCCCGCGGGTGATCCGGGTCTGGTTCCAGAACAAGCGGTGCAAGGACAAGAAGAGGAGCCTGCTGatgaagcagctgcagcagcagcagcccaatGACAAGACG AACATCCAGGGAATGACGGGCACCCCGATGGTGGCTGCCAGTCCAGAGCGGCACGACGGCGGCATCCAGGCCAACCCGGTTGAGGTGCAGAGCTACCAGCCGCCCTGGAAGGTCCTGAGCGACTTCGCCCTGCAGAGCGACATCGACCAGCCGGCCTTCCAACAACTG GTCAGTTTCTCGGAGGGAGGACCGGGTTCGAACTCTACGGGCAGCGAGGTAGCGTCCATGTCGTCTCAGCTTCCAGACACGCCGAACAGCATGGTATCCAGCCCCATCGAGGCCTGA
- the isl1a gene encoding insulin gene enhancer protein isl-1 isoform X1: MGDMGDPPKKKRLVSLCVGCGNQIHDQYILRVSPDLEWHAACLKCAECSQYLDESCTCFVRDGKTYCKRDYIRLYGIKCAKCNIGFSKNDFVMRARSKVYHIECFRCVACSRQLIPGDEFALREDGLFCRADHDVVERASLGPGDPLSPLHPARPLQMAAEPISARQPALRPHVHKQPEKTTRVRTVLNEKQLHTLRTCYNANPRPDALMKEQLVEMTGLSPRVIRVWFQNKRCKDKKRSLLMKQLQQQQPNDKTNIQGMTGTPMVAASPERHDGGIQANPVEVQSYQPPWKVLSDFALQSDIDQPAFQQLVSFSEGGPGSNSTGSEVASMSSQLPDTPNSMVSSPIEA, from the exons ATGGGAGACATGGGGGATCCGCCGAAAA AGAAGCGGCTGGTATCTCTGTGCGTGGGCTGCGGGAACCAAATCCATGACCAGTACATCCTGCGGGTCTCCCCGGACCTGGAGTGGCACGCCGCCTGTCTCAAATGTGCCGAATGCAGCCAGTACCTGGACGAATCCTGCACGTGCTTCGTCCGGGACGGAAAGACTTACTGTAAACGGGACTACATCAG GTTGTACGGGATTAAATGCGCTAAATGCAACATCGGCTTCAGCAAGAACGATTTTGTGATGAGGGCCCGCTCCAAAGTCTACCACATCGAGTGTTTCCGCTGCGTGGCGTGCAGCCGGCAGCTCATCCCGGGGGACGAGTTCGCTCTGCGGGAGGACGGGCTCTTCTGCCGGGCCGATCACGACGTGGTGGAACGGGCCAGCCTGGGCCCTGGAGACCCGCTCAGCCCGCTGCACCCCGCCAGACCGCTGCAGATGGCAG CAGAACCAATCTCGGCCCGGCAGCCCGCGCTGCGGCCTCACGTCCACAAACAGCCGGAGAAGACCACCCGGGTCCGGACGGTGCTAAACGAGAAGCAGTTGCACACACTGCGGACTTGCTACAACGCCAACCCGAGGCCCGACGCCCTTATGAAGGAGCAGCTGGTGGAGATGACCGGCCTCAGCCCGCGGGTGATCCGGGTCTGGTTCCAGAACAAGCGGTGCAAGGACAAGAAGAGGAGCCTGCTGatgaagcagctgcagcagcagcagcccaatGACAAGACG AACATCCAGGGAATGACGGGCACCCCGATGGTGGCTGCCAGTCCAGAGCGGCACGACGGCGGCATCCAGGCCAACCCGGTTGAGGTGCAGAGCTACCAGCCGCCCTGGAAGGTCCTGAGCGACTTCGCCCTGCAGAGCGACATCGACCAGCCGGCCTTCCAACAACTG GTCAGTTTCTCGGAGGGAGGACCGGGTTCGAACTCTACGGGCAGCGAGGTAGCGTCCATGTCGTCTCAGCTTCCAGACACGCCGAACAGCATGGTATCCAGCCCCATCGAGGCCTGA